Proteins encoded within one genomic window of Camelina sativa cultivar DH55 chromosome 19, Cs, whole genome shotgun sequence:
- the LOC104768153 gene encoding uncharacterized protein LOC104768153, whose translation MAGFIRRKGNLFSRSQTLTAVYSKLQRSNCTLAEGVMEKCSTIRQVIDDDINSVDTSKWKKVRASDAGIRNSMIPESSMNVLRLLRRQGFDAYLVGGCVRDLILHRVPKDYDVITTANLKQIRRLFHRAQVIGKRFPICHVWMRGSIIEVSSFDTVAHSDSELENDLEKPFPLAIEADKNKSLFKLYSGCDVKDFNRWRNSFQRDFTINSLFYDPFELKIYDYTNGMEDLTDRKSTSKQTVPAACLEKKCELVVSKFSKEDDNNQAPVHGSNASSVLKILKKTREDSENKNDQETEVCPKTLTGPEKNQDQSVVQKLNRRRSKEAPVSEPPKQKTSKRSRSDDQEAVGSLSVPVKNQHQSNKHGTNAPICKQPKQKTSKNRSKETQKVKHIDLPVNELQEANSSFVSDKSMSDLLKVLEKSSQHASSKEESDSLSSEKTKRPKSLSSLFR comes from the exons ATGGCGGGTTTCATTAGGCGCAAAGGAAACTTATTCTCTCGGTCGCAAACCTTAACTGCGGTCTACTCCAAG TTGCAGAGAAGTAACTGCACGCTTGCTGAGGGAGTCATGGAGAAGTGTTCTACCATCCGTCAAGTTATTGATGACGATATAAATTCAG TTGATACATCGAAGTGGAAGAAGGTACGAGCAAGTGATGCTGGAATTAGAAATTCAATGATCCCAGAATCCTCTATGAATGTCTTGAGACTCCTTAGACGTCaag GTTTCGATGCATACCTTGTGGGTGGATGTGTAAGGGATTTGATACTACATAGAGTGCCAAAAGACTATGATGTGATCACTACAGCTAATCTTAAGCAG ATCCGACGGCTGTTTCATCGTGCTCAGGTTATTGGGAAACGGTTCCCTATTTGTCATGTGTGGATGAGAGGTTCAATAATTGAG GTATCCAGTTTTGATACCGTGGCACACAGTGACAGTGAGCTTGAAAATGATTTGGAGAAGCCTTTTCCACTAGCTATCGAGGCAGACAAGAATAAAAGCCTCTTCAAATTGTATTCTGGTTGCGATGTTAAAGACTTTAATCGTTGGAGGAATAGCTTTCAGCGCGATTTCACAATTAACAG TTTATTCTATGATCCCTTTGAACTTAAAATTTATGACTACACCAACGGAATGGAAGACTTGACGGATCGTAAG AGCACCAGTAAGCAAACTGTTCCAGCGGCTTGCTTGGAGAAGAAGTGTGAGTTGGTAGTTTCTAAATTTTCCAAGGAGGATGACAACAATCAAGCTCCAGTCCATGGGTCAAATGCATCATCTGTTCtaaagattttgaagaagacGAGAGAAGACAGTGAGAACAAGAATGACCAAGAGACCGAGGTATGTCCAAAAACCCTTACTGGTCCAGAAAAGAATCAAGATCAGTCTGTAGTTCAAAAGCTGAATAGACGGCGAAGCAAAGAAGCACCAGTCTCTGAGCCGCCTAAGCAAAAGACTTCAAAGAGGTCGAGATCAGATGACCAAGAGGCGGTTGGAAGTCTCTCTGTTCCAGTAAAGAATCAGCATCAGAGTAACAAGCATGGCACAAATGCACCGATCTGTAAGCAGCCTAAGCAAAAGACTTCAAAGAACCGTTCAAAGGAAACACAAAAAGTGAAACACATCGACTTGCCTGTGAATGAGCTTCAAGAAGCAAACAGCAGCTTTGTTTCTGACAAATCTATGAGCGATCTTCTAAAAGTTCTTGAGAAATCAAGTCAGCACGCTTCTAGCAAAGAGGAGAGCGACTCCTTATCATCAGAGAAGACAAAGAGACCAAAAAGTCTCTCAAGTCTGTTCAGGTGA